A window from Rhea pennata isolate bPtePen1 chromosome 1, bPtePen1.pri, whole genome shotgun sequence encodes these proteins:
- the PMM1 gene encoding phosphomannomutase 1, with protein sequence MAAAAGGRVLCLFDVDGTLTPARQKIEPEVDRFLQELRERVKIGVVGGSDYSKIAEQLGEGDEVINKFDYVFAENGTVQYKNGQLVSKQAIQDHLGEELLQDLINFCLNYMALLKLPKKRGTFIEFRNGMLNISPIGRSCTLEERIEFSELDKKERIREKFVAALQREFAGKGLRFSRGGMISFDVFPEGWDKRYCLNVLDDERFDTIHFFGNETTPGGNDYEIYDDPRTVGHSVQSPQDTVQRCREIFFPERANEC encoded by the exons atggctgccgcggcggggggTCGGGTGCTCTGCCTCTTCGACGTGGACGGGACCCTCACGCCAGCGCGGCAG AAAATTGAACCAGAAGTGGACAGGTTCCTGCAGGAGCTGCGCGAGAGAGTGAAGATTGGGGTTGTGGGAGGTTCGGACTACTCCAAGATAGCTGAGCAGCTGGGCGAGGGTGATGAAG TCATCAATAAATTCGACTATGTCTTTGCCGAGAATGGTACCGTGCAATACAAGAATGGGCAACTGGTCTCCAAGCAG gcCATTCAGGACCACctgggagaagagctgctgcaggatcTAATCAACTTCTGTCTCAACTACATGGCACTGCTGAAGCTGCCCAAGAAACG AGGGACCTTCATTGAGTTTCGCAATGGGATGCTGAACATCTCCCCCATCGGACGGAGCTGCACACTAGAGGAGCGAATCGAGTTCTCCGAGTTGGACAAG AAAGAGCGGATCCGGGAGAAGTTTGTGGCAGCCTTGCAGAGGGAGTTTGCTGGCAAAGGCCTGCGTTTCTCTCGAG GTGGCATGATCAGCTTTGACGTCTTCCCGGAGGGCTGGGACAAGCGCTACTGCCTCAACGTGCTTGACGACGAGCGATTTGACACCATCCACTTCTTTGGGAATGAGACCACCCCT GGAGGGAATGATTATGAAATCTATGACGATCCCCGAACGGTGGGACATAGTGTCCAGTCCCCCCAGGACACCGTCCAACGATGCCGCGAAATCTTCTTTCCAGAGAGAGCTAATGAGTGCTGA